From one Streptomyces sp. NBC_01478 genomic stretch:
- a CDS encoding TAXI family TRAP transporter solute-binding subunit — MLKVFSRISRRRALQGAAAGFVAFGLLLWWLLPLGDEPPTGTITFSTGTRLGVYQEYGKLLRTELDKDMPGLKVTLANSDGSQENVARVATGHADFTIAAADAVGAYEVDGKPGAAGLRGVARLYDDYVQLIVPRDSDIDSVTDLRGKRVAIGPNRSGVRLIANRVLTAAGIDPKKAIEPVAAGIDTGPDLLRRGKIDAFFWSGGLPTDGLKDLAKNYAFRFVPIEASLVAKMHEEGDATRYYRATNMPESAYPTIQRGATVPTIAVSNLLMTRKDVNARLTEWITKTVIKSRDGIGKRVHSAQLVDLRTAIYTDPLVLHEGARRYYRSVKP, encoded by the coding sequence ATGCTCAAGGTGTTCTCCCGTATCAGCAGGCGCCGGGCCCTCCAGGGCGCGGCCGCCGGCTTCGTCGCGTTCGGGCTGTTGCTCTGGTGGCTGCTGCCCCTGGGCGACGAGCCGCCGACCGGGACGATCACCTTCAGCACCGGGACCCGGCTCGGGGTCTACCAGGAGTACGGCAAGCTCCTGCGCACCGAGTTGGACAAGGACATGCCGGGCCTCAAGGTGACGCTGGCGAACAGCGACGGGTCGCAGGAGAACGTCGCGCGCGTGGCGACCGGCCACGCCGACTTCACCATCGCCGCGGCCGACGCGGTCGGGGCGTACGAAGTGGACGGCAAGCCGGGTGCGGCCGGGCTGCGCGGGGTCGCGCGGCTCTACGACGACTACGTCCAGCTCATCGTGCCGCGTGACTCGGACATCGACTCGGTCACCGACCTTCGGGGCAAACGGGTGGCCATAGGGCCGAACCGCTCCGGTGTGCGGCTGATCGCCAACCGGGTGCTGACGGCGGCGGGCATCGACCCGAAGAAGGCCATCGAGCCGGTGGCGGCCGGTATCGACACCGGGCCGGACCTGCTCAGGCGGGGCAAGATCGACGCGTTCTTCTGGTCGGGCGGGCTGCCGACGGACGGCCTGAAGGACCTTGCCAAGAACTACGCGTTCCGGTTCGTGCCGATCGAGGCGAGCCTCGTGGCCAAGATGCACGAGGAGGGCGACGCCACCCGCTACTACCGTGCCACCAACATGCCGGAGTCGGCCTACCCCACCATCCAGCGGGGGGCCACCGTCCCGACGATCGCCGTGTCCAACCTGCTGATGACCCGCAAGGACGTGAACGCCAGGCTCACCGAGTGGATCACCAAGACCGTGATCAAGAGCCGTGACGGCATCGGCAAGCGCGTCCACTCCGCGCAACTGGTGGACCTGCGCACGGCGATCTACACCGACCCCCTGGTCCTGCACGAGGGCGCCCGGCGCTACTACCGCTCCGTCAAGCCGTAG
- a CDS encoding MazG nucleotide pyrophosphohydrolase domain-containing protein — MSSSPADLVREFHLAFGLDARSTPTEIAPDLAAHRGGLLAEEAAEVVEVSVSGPLDRLAHELADVVYVAYGTALVHGVDLDAVIAEIHRANMTKLGPNGEIARRADGKVLKGEHYEVPDVSGVLRKQGWGTGDE; from the coding sequence ATGAGTTCTTCGCCCGCCGACCTGGTCCGCGAATTCCATCTGGCCTTCGGGCTCGACGCCCGCAGCACACCCACCGAGATCGCCCCCGACCTCGCCGCCCACCGGGGCGGACTGCTCGCCGAGGAGGCCGCGGAGGTCGTCGAGGTCTCGGTGAGCGGCCCCCTCGACCGGCTGGCGCACGAGCTGGCCGACGTCGTCTACGTCGCGTACGGCACGGCCCTCGTCCACGGCGTCGACCTCGACGCGGTGATCGCCGAGATCCACCGCGCCAACATGACCAAGCTCGGCCCGAACGGCGAGATCGCCCGCCGGGCCGACGGCAAGGTGCTCAAGGGGGAGCACTACGAGGTGCCGGATGTGTCCGGGGTGCTGCGCAAGCAGGGGTGGGGCACCGGCGACGAGTGA
- the miaB gene encoding tRNA (N6-isopentenyl adenosine(37)-C2)-methylthiotransferase MiaB, with the protein MSSSDRSGAVDVKTYEVRTYGCQMNVHDSERLSGLLEGAGYVRAPEGSDGDADVVVFNTCAVRENADNRLYGNLGRLAPMKTKRPGMQIAVGGCLAQKDRDTIVKKAPWVDVVFGTHNIGKLPVLLERARVQEEAQVEIAESLEAFPSTLPTRRESAYAAWVSISVGCNNTCTFCIVPALRGKEKDRRTGDILAEIEALVGEGVSEITLLGQNVNAYGSDIGDREAFSKLLRACGAIEGLERVRFTSPHPRDFTDDVIAAMAETPNVMPQLHMPMQSGSDPILKAMRRSYRQERYLGIIEKVRAAIPHAAITTDIIVGFPGETEEDFQQTMHAVREARFAQAFTFQYSKRPGTPAATMENQIPKEVVQERYMRLVALQEEISWDENKKQVGRTLELMVAEGEGRKDGATHRLSGRAPDNRLVHFTKPDQDVRPGDVVTVEITYAAPHHLLAEGPTLNVRPTRAGDAWEKRNAAEAAKPAGVMLGLPKIGAPAPLPVATGSGCGCD; encoded by the coding sequence ATGAGCAGCAGTGACCGGAGCGGGGCAGTGGACGTCAAAACGTACGAAGTGCGCACCTACGGGTGCCAGATGAACGTCCACGATTCCGAGCGGCTCTCCGGTCTCCTGGAGGGGGCCGGTTACGTGCGCGCGCCCGAGGGTTCGGACGGGGACGCGGACGTCGTCGTCTTCAACACCTGCGCCGTGCGCGAGAACGCAGACAACCGGCTCTACGGCAACCTCGGCCGGCTCGCCCCGATGAAGACGAAGCGCCCCGGGATGCAGATCGCCGTCGGCGGCTGCCTCGCCCAGAAGGACCGCGACACCATCGTGAAGAAGGCGCCCTGGGTGGACGTCGTCTTCGGCACGCACAACATCGGCAAGCTGCCGGTCCTGCTGGAGCGCGCACGCGTGCAGGAAGAGGCGCAGGTCGAGATCGCGGAGTCCCTGGAGGCCTTCCCCTCGACACTGCCGACCCGGCGCGAGAGCGCCTACGCGGCCTGGGTGTCGATCTCCGTCGGCTGCAACAACACGTGCACCTTCTGCATCGTCCCGGCGCTGCGCGGCAAGGAGAAGGACCGCCGTACCGGCGACATCCTCGCCGAGATCGAGGCCCTGGTCGGCGAGGGCGTCTCCGAGATCACGCTGCTCGGCCAGAACGTCAACGCGTACGGCTCCGACATCGGCGACCGCGAGGCCTTCAGCAAGCTGCTCCGCGCGTGCGGCGCGATCGAGGGCCTGGAGCGGGTCCGGTTCACGTCCCCGCACCCGCGTGACTTCACCGACGACGTCATCGCCGCGATGGCCGAGACGCCGAACGTGATGCCGCAACTGCACATGCCCATGCAGTCCGGCTCCGACCCGATCCTCAAGGCCATGCGCCGGTCCTACCGCCAGGAGCGCTACCTGGGGATCATCGAGAAGGTCCGCGCGGCCATCCCGCACGCCGCCATCACCACCGACATCATCGTGGGCTTCCCCGGGGAGACCGAGGAGGACTTCCAGCAGACGATGCACGCGGTCCGCGAGGCACGCTTCGCGCAAGCGTTTACGTTCCAGTACTCCAAGCGGCCCGGCACCCCGGCCGCGACCATGGAGAACCAGATCCCCAAGGAGGTCGTCCAGGAGCGCTACATGCGTCTGGTCGCCCTCCAGGAGGAGATCTCCTGGGACGAGAACAAGAAGCAGGTCGGCCGCACCCTGGAGCTGATGGTCGCCGAGGGCGAGGGCCGCAAGGACGGCGCCACCCACCGCCTCTCCGGGCGCGCCCCCGACAACCGCCTCGTCCACTTCACCAAGCCGGACCAGGACGTCCGCCCCGGCGACGTGGTGACGGTCGAGATCACGTATGCCGCCCCGCACCACCTCCTCGCCGAGGGCCCCACTCTGAACGTGCGCCCCACGCGCGCGGGTGACGCCTGGGAGAAGCGCAACGCGGCCGAGGCCGCCAAGCCGGCCGGCGTGATGCTGGGCCTGCCGAAGATCGGCGCACCCGCGCCGCTGCCGGTCGCCACGGGGAGCGGCTGCGGCTGCGACTGA
- a CDS encoding class III extradiol dioxygenase subunit B-like domain-containing protein — MLVAAAVCPCPPLLVPDVAAGAAPELAAARAACTDALGVLAAARPDRLVVVGPAEQSGRGPHPEGTRGSFRGFGVDLDVRLGGDRSVDSGAASERALPPSLAVAAWLLERTGWSDAPIEGLGVGEPLEAERCIQTGRDLVAQADRVALLVMGDASACRTLKAPGYLDERAAPFDAEVARALGAADVAAIKALDTELAYELKASGRAPWQVLAGAAEGADLGGALLYEDAPYGVGYVVATWS; from the coding sequence ATGCTCGTAGCCGCCGCCGTCTGCCCCTGTCCTCCGCTCCTCGTCCCCGATGTCGCCGCAGGCGCGGCGCCCGAGCTGGCCGCCGCGCGGGCCGCGTGCACCGACGCGCTGGGCGTGCTCGCCGCCGCCCGGCCCGACCGCCTGGTGGTTGTCGGACCCGCCGAGCAGAGCGGGCGCGGGCCACACCCTGAGGGCACCCGGGGTTCGTTCCGCGGCTTCGGCGTGGATCTCGACGTACGGCTGGGCGGCGACCGGTCCGTGGACAGTGGCGCGGCATCGGAGCGTGCGCTTCCGCCTTCGCTGGCCGTCGCCGCGTGGCTGTTGGAGCGGACCGGGTGGTCCGACGCCCCGATCGAGGGACTCGGCGTGGGGGAACCTCTTGAGGCCGAGCGGTGTATTCAAACCGGGAGGGACCTCGTCGCGCAGGCCGACCGGGTCGCGCTGCTGGTGATGGGCGACGCCAGCGCCTGCCGGACGCTGAAGGCACCGGGCTATCTCGACGAGCGGGCGGCACCCTTCGACGCGGAGGTCGCGCGTGCGCTGGGGGCGGCGGACGTGGCGGCCATCAAGGCGCTGGACACCGAGCTGGCGTACGAACTGAAGGCCTCGGGCCGCGCCCCCTGGCAGGTCCTCGCAGGCGCTGCCGAGGGCGCGGACCTCGGCGGTGCGCTGCTGTACGAGGACGCGCCGTACGGGGTCGGGTACGTGGTTGCCACCTGGTCGTAG
- a CDS encoding antitoxin has translation MGLMDSFKAKLAPAKEKVSGLAQQHGGKIENGLDKAAKMVDAKTKGKYSGKIQTGTGKAKDAMDRLAHKDAPGGTGNTGSTSPEGGGTTTPPESPPPAS, from the coding sequence ATGGGTCTGATGGACAGCTTCAAGGCCAAACTCGCCCCGGCGAAGGAGAAGGTCTCGGGCCTCGCTCAGCAGCACGGAGGCAAGATCGAGAACGGCCTGGACAAAGCCGCGAAAATGGTCGACGCGAAGACCAAGGGCAAGTACAGCGGCAAGATCCAGACAGGCACGGGCAAGGCCAAGGACGCCATGGACCGACTCGCGCACAAGGACGCCCCGGGTGGCACAGGGAACACGGGGAGCACAAGTCCGGAGGGCGGCGGCACGACCACGCCCCCGGAATCGCCCCCGCCGGCTTCCTGA
- the miaA gene encoding tRNA (adenosine(37)-N6)-dimethylallyltransferase MiaA, with product MSSAPPAPRVIAVVGPTAAGKSDLGVFLAQRLGGEVVNADSMQLYRGMDIGTAKLTPEERDGVPHHLLDIWDVTVTASVAEYQRLARERIDALLAEGRWPILVGGSGLYVRAAVDNLEFPGTDPEVRARLEDELALRGSGALHARLAAADPEAAHAILPSNGRRIVRALEVIEITGKPFTANLPGHDSVYDTVQIGVDVARPELDERIARRVDRMWSAGLVDEVRALEAHGLREGVTASRALGYQQVLAALAGACTEQEARTETVRATKRFARRQDSWFRRDPRVHWLSGAAADLTELPHLALALVERPVTA from the coding sequence GTGAGCAGCGCACCCCCCGCCCCCCGAGTCATCGCCGTCGTCGGACCGACCGCGGCCGGAAAGTCCGATCTGGGCGTCTTCCTGGCCCAGCGCCTAGGTGGCGAGGTCGTCAACGCCGACTCCATGCAGCTCTACCGAGGGATGGACATCGGCACCGCCAAGCTGACGCCCGAGGAACGCGACGGCGTCCCGCACCACCTCCTGGACATCTGGGACGTGACGGTCACTGCCTCCGTCGCCGAATACCAGCGGCTCGCCCGTGAGCGCATCGACGCACTGCTCGCCGAGGGGCGCTGGCCGATCCTGGTCGGCGGCTCCGGGCTGTACGTGCGCGCTGCGGTCGACAACCTGGAGTTCCCCGGCACCGACCCCGAGGTCCGGGCCCGCCTGGAGGATGAGCTCGCCCTGCGCGGCTCCGGTGCCCTGCACGCCCGCCTGGCCGCCGCCGACCCCGAGGCCGCGCACGCGATCCTGCCGAGCAACGGCCGCCGTATCGTCCGGGCCCTGGAGGTCATCGAGATCACCGGCAAGCCCTTCACCGCCAACCTTCCCGGCCACGACTCGGTCTACGACACCGTCCAGATCGGCGTCGACGTGGCGCGTCCCGAGCTGGACGAGCGCATCGCGCGCCGGGTCGACCGGATGTGGAGCGCGGGGCTCGTGGACGAGGTGCGTGCGCTGGAGGCGCACGGGTTGCGCGAGGGGGTCACGGCGTCCCGCGCGCTCGGCTATCAGCAGGTGCTCGCGGCGCTCGCGGGAGCGTGCACGGAACAGGAGGCGCGCACGGAGACCGTGCGTGCCACCAAGCGCTTCGCGCGCCGCCAGGATTCGTGGTTCAGACGCGATCCCCGGGTGCACTGGTTGAGTGGGGCTGCGGCGGATCTCACAGAACTTCCGCACCTGGCACTGGCGTTGGTCGAACGACCGGTCACAGCCTGA